The following coding sequences are from one Primulina eburnea isolate SZY01 chromosome 15, ASM2296580v1, whole genome shotgun sequence window:
- the LOC140814264 gene encoding uncharacterized protein, whose protein sequence is MIAYVLKKAHPKEAAPVNAHAEELAKLDRWWQAKSYILASMSKEMKRLFENAENVVSIFLFLQELFGAQTRPLRHAAIKELMTTSLRDGASVHDHGMRMIELIEKLAGLDIVLPNKLSTSIQFLSVQASFDGFVVNFNMNNIEASFKELVNILTTYEFTMKKESMFS, encoded by the coding sequence ATGATAGCATATGTACTCAAAAAGGCACATCCAAAAGAAGCAGCACCTGTCAATGCTCATGCTGAGGAATTGGCTAAGCTTGATAGATGGTGGCAAGCTAAGAGTTACATTCTTGCTTCTATGTCAAAGGAAATGAAGAGGCTGTTCGAGAATGCTGAAAATGTTGTGAGCATTTTCCTGTTCCTACAAGAGTTGTTTGGTGCACAGACTCGTCCCTTAAGGCATGCTGCCATCAAGGAACTCATGACTACAAGCTTGCGAGATGGAGCCTCGGTTCATGATCATGGAATGAGGATGATTGAGCTCATTGAAAAGTTGGCGGGATTAGACATAGTCTTGCCAAACAAGTTGTCCACAAGCATCCAATTCTTGTCAGTGCAAGCTTCATTTGATGGGTTTGTAGTAAACTTCAATATGAATAATATAGAGGCTAGTTTtaaagagctagtcaatattcTTACCACATATGAATTCACCATGAAAAAGGAAAGCATGT